One Fusobacterium sp. FSA-380-WT-3A DNA window includes the following coding sequences:
- the xseA gene encoding exodeoxyribonuclease VII large subunit, giving the protein MKDRIYNVSEFNKIVKEYVDEIPEFHNFFLKGELSGITYYRSGHLYFTLKDKKSQIKCVAFNYKLKRIPEDLKEGDNVTLFGDVGFYEVRGDFQILVRHIEKENSIGELYRKLEKLKIRMEEEGYFSPLNKKPLPKYPTTIGIVTSSIGAGLYDIITTARKRMDNINIYVYPAKVQGEGSVEEIIKGIETLDKIPEIDLIIAGRGGGSIEDLWSFNEEKVALAFFNCKKPIISAVGHETDFLLTDLVADVRAATPTQSIEISVPVKKEILSLLDDDKRYLTTLINEKIKNSKLILENKTQSYVFKNFNKKIENAREDLYERELLLEKNLKLILERKNQNLKLQVEKLIALNPLNILSRGFSVVKSNDKIIKSSKEIKNGDELFIKLYDGSLKATVKEIKK; this is encoded by the coding sequence ATGAAAGATAGAATCTACAATGTTTCTGAATTTAATAAAATAGTAAAAGAATATGTAGATGAAATTCCTGAATTTCATAATTTTTTTCTAAAAGGTGAGTTATCAGGCATAACTTATTATAGAAGTGGACATCTATATTTCACCTTAAAAGATAAAAAATCTCAGATAAAATGTGTAGCATTTAATTATAAATTAAAAAGAATTCCAGAAGATTTAAAAGAGGGAGATAATGTTACACTTTTTGGAGATGTTGGATTTTATGAGGTTCGTGGGGATTTTCAAATACTTGTCCGTCACATTGAAAAAGAAAATTCAATAGGTGAGTTGTATAGAAAATTAGAGAAGTTAAAAATCAGAATGGAGGAAGAGGGATATTTTTCTCCACTCAATAAAAAACCTCTACCAAAATATCCTACTACAATAGGAATAGTTACATCTTCTATTGGAGCAGGACTTTATGATATAATAACTACAGCTAGAAAGAGAATGGATAATATTAATATTTATGTATATCCAGCTAAAGTTCAAGGAGAAGGTTCCGTTGAAGAGATTATAAAAGGGATTGAAACTCTTGATAAAATTCCAGAGATAGATTTAATTATAGCTGGAAGAGGTGGAGGAAGTATAGAAGATTTATGGTCTTTCAATGAAGAAAAAGTTGCTCTTGCTTTCTTTAATTGTAAAAAACCTATAATATCAGCTGTTGGACATGAAACAGATTTCCTTTTAACAGATTTAGTAGCTGATGTTAGAGCAGCAACTCCTACTCAAAGTATAGAAATCTCTGTTCCTGTAAAAAAAGAGATTTTATCATTATTAGATGATGATAAAAGATATCTTACAACTCTTATAAATGAAAAAATAAAAAATTCAAAATTAATTTTAGAAAATAAGACTCAATCATATGTATTTAAAAATTTTAATAAAAAAATTGAGAATGCTAGAGAAGATTTATATGAAAGAGAATTACTTTTAGAAAAAAATCTTAAACTAATATTGGAAAGAAAAAATCAAAATTTAAAATTACAAGTTGAAAAACTTATAGCCTTAAACCCTTTGAATATTCTTTCGAGAGGTTTTTCTGTGGTTAAATCTAATGATAAAATAATAAAGTCATCTAAAGAGATTAAAAATGGTGATGAACTTTTTATAAAACTATATGATGGTAGTCTAAAAGCTACTGTAAAGGAGATAAAAAAATAA
- a CDS encoding tetratricopeptide repeat protein, with protein MKYFYKILLICILTVNIFASPLYSNSSKDKKDENVKIALELQYRDKDNHNRLTKFKIPIKVKEKDDPRPADIATIEELVNRERVREKAAAMLEYYEEAFRYHIESISNDSKEVYKLGNYYFTHGKYEKAREVFSKNINSIENLFGAAVTNRFLGDYDTAILYYSEVIDMNPNLAEPYLERGLCYRNQEKYREALADLLKYKKMRNTEEAYAALGNLYILKKDYSNARFVLNDGKILYPNSKIINELLIKSHGK; from the coding sequence ATGAAATATTTTTATAAAATTTTATTAATCTGTATTTTAACAGTAAATATTTTTGCTAGTCCTCTTTATTCAAATTCTTCAAAAGATAAAAAGGATGAAAATGTAAAGATTGCCCTTGAATTACAATATCGTGATAAGGATAATCATAATAGACTTACAAAATTTAAAATTCCTATAAAAGTAAAAGAAAAAGATGACCCAAGACCAGCTGATATTGCTACTATTGAAGAGTTAGTAAATAGAGAGAGAGTTAGAGAAAAAGCTGCTGCTATGCTTGAATATTATGAAGAAGCTTTCCGTTATCATATTGAATCTATCAGTAATGATTCAAAAGAGGTATATAAATTAGGAAATTATTATTTTACTCATGGAAAATATGAAAAAGCAAGAGAAGTTTTTAGTAAAAATATAAATAGTATTGAAAATCTTTTTGGAGCTGCTGTAACAAATAGATTTTTAGGTGATTATGATACAGCCATTTTATATTATAGTGAAGTTATTGATATGAATCCAAACTTAGCAGAACCTTATCTTGAAAGAGGTTTGTGTTATAGAAATCAAGAAAAATATAGAGAAGCATTAGCTGATTTGTTAAAATATAAGAAAATGAGAAATACAGAGGAAGCTTATGCTGCTTTAGGAAATCTTTATATTTTGAAAAAAGATTATTCTAATGCTAGATTTGTTTTGAATGATGGAAAAATATTATATCCTAATTCAAAAATTATAAATGAACTTTTAATAAAATCTCATGGTAAATAA
- the dprA gene encoding DNA-processing protein DprA, with amino-acid sequence MDWYRLRIVGIKDSIIAKLMLRFEKYEDIFSLDKELLKLYFKFDEETISLIYQSKKTNLEKELTFLKEKNINIISLKDKNYPTSLKNISHPPLFLYYKGDISIANEKTIGIVGTRQPTTYGKRVCEKITSDLVKSQVTIVSGLALGIDTISHKTALENNGKTIAVIGSGLDIIYPRENKKYWEKIGEKGLLISEFPLGTEPLSYNFPMRNRIIVGLSKGIIVVESKEKGGSLITASLALEEGRDVFAIPGDIYSPVSSGTNNLIKNSEAKLITSSEDILKEFNWPIEKYDKISLNLSEDETKIYNILEKEKSLDELIVITGIKAKILLAILMEMEINGYILSISGGKYIRKIK; translated from the coding sequence ATGGATTGGTATAGATTAAGAATTGTGGGAATTAAAGATAGTATTATAGCTAAACTTATGCTCCGTTTTGAAAAATATGAAGATATTTTTTCATTAGATAAAGAATTATTAAAATTATATTTTAAATTTGATGAGGAAACAATTTCTTTAATATATCAGTCTAAAAAAACAAATTTAGAAAAAGAATTGACTTTTCTTAAAGAAAAGAATATAAATATTATATCTTTAAAAGATAAAAATTATCCAACGAGTTTAAAAAATATTTCTCATCCACCTTTATTTTTATATTATAAAGGAGATATATCTATTGCAAATGAAAAAACTATTGGAATTGTTGGAACTAGGCAACCAACTACATATGGAAAAAGAGTATGTGAAAAAATAACAAGTGATTTAGTGAAATCTCAAGTTACTATTGTAAGTGGATTAGCTTTAGGAATTGATACAATTTCTCATAAAACTGCTCTTGAAAATAATGGAAAAACTATTGCTGTTATTGGCTCTGGTTTAGATATAATTTATCCTAGAGAAAATAAAAAATATTGGGAAAAGATTGGAGAAAAAGGGCTTTTAATATCTGAATTTCCTTTAGGTACTGAGCCACTATCATATAATTTTCCTATGAGAAATAGAATAATTGTAGGTTTATCCAAAGGAATTATTGTAGTAGAAAGTAAAGAAAAAGGAGGAAGTCTTATAACAGCTTCTTTAGCTTTAGAAGAGGGAAGAGATGTCTTTGCTATACCTGGAGATATTTATTCTCCTGTCTCATCAGGAACTAATAATTTAATAAAAAATTCTGAAGCTAAACTTATCACTTCTAGTGAAGATATACTCAAAGAATTTAACTGGCCTATAGAAAAATATGATAAAATAAGTTTAAATCTATCAGAAGATGAAACTAAGATATATAATATTTTAGAAAAAGAAAAATCACTAGATGAATTAATTGTAATTACAGGAATAAAAGCTAAAATTTTATTAGCTATATTAATGGAAATGGAAATAAACGGATACATTCTAAGTATTAGTGGAGGAAAATATATTAGAAAAATAAAATAA
- the topA gene encoding type I DNA topoisomerase: MKKNDKKNLVIVESPAKAKTIEKILGSNFQVTASFGHIRDLPKSSLGVDIENGFTPNYSTIRGKGDVTKNLKALAKKSDKVYLASDPDREGEAIAWHIAHTLKLDENENNRIEFNEITASAIKEAIKHPKKIDINKVNAQQARRILDRLVGYEVSPLLWKTVSSNTSAGRVQSVALKLICELEDSIKAFVPEKFWDINGEFENKIKLALYKVDNKKIDKLKDEKIVEKIKSLKGEEFLVESAKVTKKTKNPPAPLKTSTLQQLSSSYLGFSATKTMKIAQGLYEGVNINGTHKGLITYMRTDSIRISEEASKMAKDYILENFGKEYVGGEVKKSTKKQENIQDAHEGIRPTTIEYTPDYLSKFLDKDQLKLYTLIWERFLISQLAPMKYEQFELICSKENIQFRGVLNKILFDGYYKIFKDEEDIPLGDFPNIKKDDLLKLLKLNIKEDFTKPPARLTESSLIKKLESDGIGRPSTYATIINTLKDREYVTLKGKSFIPTELGYQVKHVLNENFKSFMNVKFTADMENKLDDIAEGKEQWQEVLEKFYSELSKYIEKYKKIVDEDENKIIVSDVICPCGKGYMIMKNGRFGRYLACNEEGCKQNISLRGIDIPMEDIQKGKIFVKDILEAKLEEKKGKLTDVFSDDGARLLLKVGRFGSYLESENYTNDNIRVPLPGEIKKALMQNQVLIEDGVVKLNERLQAIKSEEKAILDKAGVCEKCGRPFRIGKSRFGRYLACTGYPECRNIKTLDKDGNIIEKKEKIPTKKKK, translated from the coding sequence ATGAAGAAGAATGATAAAAAAAATCTAGTTATAGTAGAATCACCAGCAAAAGCTAAAACTATTGAAAAAATACTAGGAAGTAATTTCCAAGTAACAGCTTCTTTTGGGCATATTAGAGATTTGCCTAAAAGTTCTTTAGGTGTTGATATAGAAAATGGATTTACTCCAAATTATTCAACCATCAGAGGAAAGGGAGATGTTACAAAAAATTTAAAAGCTTTGGCTAAAAAATCAGATAAAGTTTATCTTGCTTCTGACCCTGATAGAGAAGGAGAGGCTATAGCTTGGCATATTGCTCATACTTTAAAACTAGATGAAAATGAAAACAATAGAATAGAGTTCAACGAAATTACAGCTTCAGCTATAAAAGAAGCTATAAAACATCCTAAAAAAATTGATATAAATAAGGTTAATGCTCAACAAGCTAGAAGAATTTTAGATAGACTTGTGGGATATGAAGTTAGCCCTCTTCTATGGAAAACTGTTTCATCTAATACAAGTGCTGGTCGTGTTCAATCAGTAGCATTAAAATTAATTTGTGAATTAGAAGATAGTATAAAAGCCTTTGTACCTGAAAAATTTTGGGATATAAATGGAGAATTTGAAAATAAAATTAAACTAGCTTTATACAAAGTTGATAATAAAAAAATTGATAAATTAAAAGATGAAAAAATAGTTGAAAAAATTAAATCTCTTAAGGGAGAGGAATTTTTAGTAGAAAGTGCTAAGGTTACTAAAAAAACTAAAAATCCACCTGCTCCATTAAAAACAAGTACTCTTCAACAACTTTCATCTTCATATTTAGGATTCTCAGCTACAAAGACTATGAAAATAGCTCAGGGTTTATATGAGGGAGTTAATATAAATGGAACTCATAAAGGACTTATTACATATATGAGAACTGACTCTATAAGAATTTCAGAAGAAGCTTCAAAAATGGCAAAAGATTATATTCTTGAAAATTTTGGAAAAGAGTATGTTGGTGGAGAAGTTAAAAAATCTACTAAAAAACAAGAGAATATTCAAGATGCCCATGAGGGAATTAGACCTACAACTATAGAATATACTCCTGATTATTTATCTAAATTTTTAGATAAAGACCAATTAAAATTGTATACTCTTATTTGGGAAAGATTTTTAATCTCTCAATTAGCTCCTATGAAATATGAGCAATTTGAACTTATCTGTTCAAAAGAAAATATCCAATTTAGGGGAGTTTTAAATAAAATCCTATTTGATGGATATTATAAAATATTTAAAGATGAAGAAGATATTCCATTAGGAGATTTCCCTAATATTAAAAAAGATGATTTATTAAAACTTTTAAAATTAAATATAAAAGAAGATTTTACAAAACCACCTGCAAGATTAACAGAATCATCTCTTATTAAAAAATTAGAATCTGATGGAATTGGTAGACCATCTACTTATGCTACTATTATCAATACTTTAAAAGACAGAGAATATGTTACTCTTAAAGGAAAAAGTTTTATTCCTACAGAATTAGGATACCAAGTTAAACATGTACTTAATGAAAATTTCAAAAGTTTTATGAATGTTAAATTTACTGCTGACATGGAAAATAAACTTGATGATATAGCAGAAGGTAAAGAACAATGGCAGGAAGTTCTTGAAAAATTCTATTCTGAACTTTCTAAATATATTGAAAAATACAAAAAAATTGTTGACGAAGATGAAAATAAAATCATTGTTTCAGATGTTATTTGTCCTTGTGGTAAAGGATATATGATAATGAAAAATGGTAGATTTGGTAGATACCTTGCTTGTAATGAAGAAGGTTGCAAACAAAATATCTCTCTTCGTGGAATAGATATTCCTATGGAAGATATACAAAAAGGAAAAATATTTGTAAAAGATATTTTAGAAGCAAAATTAGAAGAGAAAAAAGGAAAATTAACTGATGTTTTCAGTGATGATGGAGCTAGATTATTACTTAAAGTTGGACGTTTTGGAAGTTACTTAGAAAGTGAAAATTATACTAATGATAATATTAGAGTTCCTCTTCCTGGAGAAATAAAGAAAGCTTTAATGCAAAATCAAGTTTTAATAGAAGATGGTGTTGTAAAATTAAATGAAAGATTACAGGCAATAAAATCTGAAGAAAAGGCTATTCTTGATAAAGCTGGAGTTTGTGAAAAATGTGGACGTCCATTTAGAATTGGTAAAAGTAGATTTGGTAGATACCTTGCTTGTACAGGATACCCAGAATGTAGAAATATCAAAACTTTAGATAAAGATGGAAATATTATAGAAAAAAAGGAAAAAATACCTACTAAAAAGAAAAAATAA
- a CDS encoding carbon starvation protein A — MSSLLILSLAIILFLVAYVTYGSWLAKQWGVDPKQVTPAHTMEDGVDYVPAKAPILLGHHFASIAGAGPITGPIQAAVFGWIPVFLWIVIGGIFFGGVQDFSSIIVSIKHGGKTLGEVIEEYIGHKCKVLFTTFAWLVILLVIAAFADIVASTFQGYTIAADGTKTYIQANGSVATASVLFIPLAIAFGFLVYRKNAPLVISSVVGVALLILCIYIGLKFPIYLSKNFWLGFVFVYIIIASVTPVWILLQPRDYLNSFLLYFMILAAFIGVVFTNPTINLPSFTGLKNSFNGQFVFPYLFITVACGAISGFHSLIGSGTTSKQLDNEKDAKMIGYGSMLIECVLAVIALITVGVLFKDGQMPAGSPAVVFATGVSGFFGAMGFNDVAVRTTFTVISLAFSAFALTSLDTATRLGRFLFQELFTSKNPEENVGIKKSFSNMYVATIITVFLGGLLCLGGYKNIWPIFGACNQLVAVPCFLGVSVWLAKTGRNNKMLFIPMIFMICATMSSLLISFKTNIALLISGQGKLAVHGLQSVVIFFIFILAFMLVVEGTKVLIDLKKNTNSTK, encoded by the coding sequence ATGAGTAGTTTATTAATTTTATCATTAGCTATTATTTTATTTTTAGTAGCCTATGTAACATATGGTTCATGGTTAGCAAAACAATGGGGAGTAGACCCAAAACAAGTAACTCCAGCTCATACAATGGAAGATGGAGTAGATTATGTACCAGCTAAAGCTCCTATTTTATTAGGACATCATTTTGCTTCTATTGCTGGAGCAGGACCAATAACAGGACCTATTCAAGCAGCAGTTTTTGGTTGGATTCCTGTATTTTTATGGATTGTTATTGGAGGAATATTCTTTGGAGGAGTTCAAGATTTTTCATCTATCATTGTTTCAATAAAACATGGAGGAAAAACTTTAGGAGAAGTTATAGAAGAATATATTGGGCATAAATGTAAAGTATTATTTACAACATTTGCTTGGTTAGTAATTTTATTAGTTATTGCTGCCTTTGCTGATATTGTAGCTAGTACTTTTCAAGGATATACAATAGCAGCTGATGGAACAAAAACATATATTCAAGCTAATGGGTCAGTAGCTACAGCTTCTGTATTATTTATCCCACTAGCTATAGCTTTTGGATTCTTAGTATATAGAAAAAATGCTCCACTTGTTATTTCTTCAGTTGTTGGAGTGGCTCTTTTAATTTTATGTATATACATAGGATTAAAATTCCCTATTTATTTAAGTAAAAATTTTTGGTTAGGATTTGTGTTTGTCTATATTATTATTGCTTCAGTAACACCTGTATGGATTTTATTACAACCAAGAGATTATTTAAATAGTTTCTTATTATATTTTATGATTTTAGCTGCTTTTATTGGAGTTGTATTTACAAATCCAACAATTAATTTACCAAGCTTTACAGGATTAAAAAATAGTTTTAATGGACAATTTGTATTTCCATATCTATTTATTACAGTAGCTTGTGGAGCTATTTCAGGATTTCACTCATTAATTGGTTCTGGAACAACTTCAAAACAATTAGACAATGAAAAAGATGCTAAAATGATTGGATATGGTTCTATGTTAATAGAATGTGTATTAGCTGTTATTGCTTTAATTACAGTAGGAGTTTTATTTAAAGATGGGCAAATGCCAGCTGGTTCACCAGCTGTTGTATTCGCTACAGGAGTTTCAGGATTCTTTGGAGCAATGGGATTTAATGATGTAGCTGTTAGAACTACATTTACAGTAATCTCTCTAGCTTTCTCAGCTTTTGCTTTAACTTCATTAGATACAGCTACAAGATTAGGAAGATTTTTATTCCAAGAGTTATTTACTTCTAAAAATCCAGAAGAAAATGTAGGAATTAAAAAATCATTTAGTAATATGTATGTAGCTACAATCATTACAGTATTCTTAGGTGGATTACTATGTCTTGGAGGATATAAAAATATTTGGCCTATATTTGGAGCATGTAACCAATTGGTTGCTGTACCATGTTTCTTAGGAGTTTCTGTATGGTTAGCAAAAACAGGAAGAAATAATAAAATGTTATTTATTCCTATGATATTTATGATTTGTGCAACTATGAGTTCTTTATTAATTTCATTTAAAACTAATATAGCATTATTAATTTCAGGTCAAGGAAAATTAGCAGTACATGGATTACAATCAGTTGTAATTTTCTTTATCTTTATTCTTGCTTTTATGTTAGTTGTAGAAGGAACAAAAGTTTTAATTGACCTTAAAAAAAATACTAATTCAACTAAGTAG
- a CDS encoding branched-chain amino acid aminotransferase has protein sequence MEIRVERVKELKEKPDQNKLGFGKYFTDHMFLMDYSKEKGWHDARIVPYGPLSLSPASFVLHYAQEVFEGLKAYRTKEGKVLLFRPEMNARRMQKSCERLCMPEFPEDMFVEAIEKLVEYEKEWIPSAEGTSLYIRPFMFSTEATVGVHPASNYLFAIILSPVGNYYPEGVSPVKIYVEEELVRACKGGTGFTKCGGNYAASILAQYNAQQKGYTQVLWLDGAERKYVEEVGTMNVMFLVDGEVYTSPIDGTVLPGVTRDSCIQLLKDWGYKVHEEHFTIDFLMEAARNGKLQEAFGTGTAAVISPVGELFYRGETAVINDFKTGALTQRLYDTLTGIQWGKLEDTKNWTREVK, from the coding sequence ATGGAAATCAGAGTTGAAAGAGTTAAAGAGTTAAAGGAGAAACCAGACCAAAACAAATTAGGATTTGGAAAATATTTTACTGACCACATGTTTTTAATGGATTATTCAAAAGAAAAAGGATGGCATGATGCAAGAATAGTTCCTTATGGACCACTATCTTTAAGCCCAGCTTCATTTGTTTTACATTATGCTCAAGAGGTATTTGAAGGATTAAAAGCTTATAGAACAAAAGAGGGAAAAGTTTTATTATTCCGTCCTGAAATGAATGCCAGAAGAATGCAAAAATCTTGTGAAAGACTTTGTATGCCAGAGTTTCCAGAAGATATGTTTGTTGAAGCTATAGAAAAATTAGTTGAATATGAAAAAGAATGGATACCATCAGCAGAGGGAACTTCTCTATATATTCGTCCATTTATGTTTTCAACTGAAGCTACAGTAGGAGTCCATCCAGCAAGTAATTATCTATTTGCAATAATTTTATCACCTGTAGGAAACTATTATCCAGAAGGAGTTAGTCCTGTAAAAATCTATGTTGAAGAAGAATTAGTTCGTGCTTGTAAAGGTGGAACAGGATTTACAAAATGTGGAGGAAACTATGCAGCTAGTATCCTAGCTCAATACAATGCTCAACAAAAAGGATATACACAAGTTCTTTGGTTAGATGGAGCTGAACGTAAATATGTAGAGGAAGTTGGAACAATGAATGTTATGTTTTTAGTTGATGGAGAAGTTTATACTTCACCTATTGATGGAACAGTTCTTCCAGGTGTAACAAGAGATTCTTGTATTCAACTTTTAAAAGATTGGGGATATAAAGTACATGAAGAACATTTTACTATAGATTTCTTAATGGAAGCAGCTAGAAATGGAAAACTTCAAGAAGCTTTTGGAACAGGAACTGCCGCTGTAATATCTCCAGTAGGAGAATTATTCTATAGAGGAGAAACTGCTGTTATCAATGATTTTAAAACAGGAGCTTTAACTCAAAGATTATATGATACTCTAACAGGTATTCAATGGGGTAAACTAGAAGATACAAAAAATTGGACAAGAGAAGTTAAATAA
- the sfsA gene encoding DNA/RNA nuclease SfsA, whose product MEKVIYEIEINEMGKFLERPNRFISKVELKNKGIVTVHVHDSGRIKELLYKGNEVSLRKAKDLTKRKTEWDLISAKAPDGEDILLNSSFHRYISENILRDFSISPFGEVDLVKAEVKNGHSRLDYYLEKKGEKIWVEVKGVSLSENKIAIFPDAPSERAVKHLETLMEIKEKGERAAVILLIFRDSYSFIPNYKTDKSFFETFYKALTKGVEVYPIQLKLKNGKIYFTDKKINIISKENTIF is encoded by the coding sequence ATGGAAAAAGTTATATATGAGATTGAAATAAATGAAATGGGAAAGTTTTTAGAAAGACCCAATAGATTTATTTCAAAAGTAGAATTAAAAAATAAAGGTATTGTAACAGTTCATGTACATGATAGTGGAAGAATAAAAGAGTTACTTTATAAAGGGAATGAAGTTTCTCTTAGAAAAGCTAAAGATTTAACAAAAAGAAAAACAGAATGGGATTTAATTTCAGCTAAAGCACCTGATGGAGAGGATATTCTTTTAAATTCATCTTTTCATAGATATATTTCAGAAAATATTTTAAGAGATTTTTCAATATCACCTTTTGGAGAAGTGGATTTAGTGAAAGCTGAAGTAAAAAATGGACATAGTCGTCTTGATTATTATTTAGAAAAAAAAGGAGAAAAAATTTGGGTTGAAGTGAAAGGAGTTTCACTTTCAGAAAATAAAATAGCTATATTTCCAGATGCCCCATCTGAAAGAGCAGTAAAACATTTAGAAACTTTAATGGAAATTAAAGAAAAAGGAGAAAGAGCAGCAGTAATACTTTTAATTTTTAGAGATTCTTATAGTTTTATACCAAATTATAAAACAGATAAATCATTTTTTGAGACTTTTTATAAAGCTCTAACTAAAGGTGTAGAAGTATATCCAATTCAATTAAAATTAAAAAATGGAAAAATTTATTTTACTGATAAAAAAATTAATATTATTTCTAAAGAAAATACTATATTTTAA
- a CDS encoding amidohydrolase: protein MSKQTLIFNGKVYLEREKFTEAILIEDGIIKKVGKKEELLPLCLEDCNKIDCEGKTVIPGLNDSHLHLIQFAEVLQEVSTFDCTSVEDLVERCIKFKKENPELTKHCIHAIGWNQDYFPDKRIPTRFDLDKISTEIPIILERVCGHILSTNTKAIELLGIDGNSPQWPGGTFMIGEDGYPNGIFTENACNFVKKLIPDYTMEDRERMLIKSMEQAVSYGLTSVQSNDIGTTIVKSTDEHFAMFKKLFKEGKGLLRYRHQVCFTDVEEFKKYVTEGEFTRDGYSEENWITLGPLKLFKDGSLGARTALMCKPYNDDPTTTGEHFTTTEEMEQYCAIAKEHGIQVVTHVIGDRAIKETIECYKKAFIDGENKLRHALVHCQITDREMLEDIAKSGMLVMYQPIFLDYDMKIVEDRCGKELASTSYAFNTLDKLGGKISYGTDCPVESCNPFPNIYSAVTRKDANGQPINGFYPEECVDIYTAIDAYTIGSAYAEFCEDRKGRIKENYYGDIVILDKDIFTVDPMEIRNIKPVITMVGGKIVYSQK, encoded by the coding sequence ATGAGTAAACAAACTTTAATATTTAATGGGAAAGTTTATCTTGAAAGAGAAAAATTTACAGAAGCTATACTTATAGAAGATGGAATTATAAAAAAAGTTGGAAAAAAAGAGGAGCTTTTACCATTATGTTTAGAAGATTGTAATAAAATAGATTGTGAAGGGAAAACAGTAATTCCTGGATTAAATGATTCTCATTTACACCTTATACAATTTGCTGAAGTATTACAAGAAGTATCTACTTTTGATTGTACTTCAGTAGAAGATTTAGTTGAAAGATGTATAAAATTTAAAAAAGAAAATCCTGAGTTAACAAAACATTGTATCCATGCTATAGGTTGGAATCAAGATTATTTTCCAGATAAAAGAATACCAACAAGATTTGATTTAGATAAAATTTCTACAGAAATTCCAATTATATTAGAGCGTGTTTGTGGTCATATATTATCAACAAATACAAAAGCAATAGAATTATTAGGAATTGATGGAAATTCTCCTCAATGGCCTGGTGGGACTTTTATGATAGGAGAAGATGGATATCCTAATGGAATCTTTACAGAGAATGCTTGTAACTTTGTAAAAAAACTTATTCCAGATTATACAATGGAAGATAGAGAGAGAATGCTTATAAAAAGTATGGAACAAGCAGTTTCTTATGGACTTACAAGTGTACAAAGTAATGATATAGGAACGACAATAGTAAAATCAACAGATGAACATTTTGCAATGTTTAAAAAATTATTTAAAGAGGGAAAAGGACTTCTTCGTTATAGACATCAAGTTTGTTTTACAGATGTAGAAGAATTTAAAAAATATGTAACAGAGGGAGAATTTACTAGAGATGGTTATTCAGAAGAAAATTGGATAACTTTAGGACCTTTAAAACTTTTTAAAGATGGAAGTTTAGGAGCAAGAACTGCTCTTATGTGTAAACCATATAATGATGACCCAACAACAACAGGAGAACATTTTACAACAACAGAAGAGATGGAGCAATATTGTGCTATTGCTAAAGAACATGGAATTCAAGTTGTTACCCATGTTATTGGAGATAGAGCTATAAAAGAAACAATAGAATGTTATAAAAAAGCTTTTATTGATGGTGAAAATAAATTAAGACATGCTCTTGTTCATTGTCAAATTACTGATAGAGAGATGTTAGAAGATATTGCAAAGTCTGGAATGCTTGTTATGTACCAACCAATATTCCTAGATTATGATATGAAAATAGTAGAGGATAGATGTGGAAAAGAATTAGCTTCTACTTCATATGCTTTTAATACTCTTGATAAATTAGGTGGCAAAATATCTTATGGAACAGATTGTCCTGTAGAATCTTGTAATCCATTCCCAAATATTTATTCTGCTGTAACAAGAAAAGATGCTAATGGACAACCAATAAATGGATTTTATCCTGAAGAATGTGTAGATATTTATACAGCAATAGATGCCTATACAATAGGTAGTGCTTATGCTGAATTTTGTGAAGATAGAAAAGGAAGAATAAAAGAAAATTATTATGGAGATATAGTTATATTAGATAAAGATATATTTACAGTTGACCCTATGGAAATTAGAAATATAAAACCTGTTATAACTATGGTTGGTGGAAAAATAGTTTATTCTCAAAAATAA